A window of the Mucilaginibacter sp. cycad4 genome harbors these coding sequences:
- a CDS encoding helix-turn-helix domain-containing protein, which translates to MPKEIQPVQMHTMEQLLAPLGITSQHKGLYVTSFSPGDIEVPILHPFRSDHFSFTLVHEGDFSIKVGLLEYSVKKNNVLMIAPNTVRQFLDVSPNCRLTSVIFTSAYLSATSIHTKNVDAFDFLSSQVSPLLVIDEKSMAPLTSILDILESKMDIRNDLAFQDEVLLNLFTGFIYEISALFKQQQQIGEVKGTRKEELTFRFLKILPHHFKEERSVQAYAAMLNITPKYLSQTVKEITGKTAGEFIDEIVMMEAKVALNDPALTVAQVAAYLNFADQFFFSKFFKKQCGISPSKYRQMP; encoded by the coding sequence ATGCCAAAAGAGATCCAGCCCGTACAGATGCATACCATGGAGCAATTACTTGCCCCGCTTGGTATTACCAGTCAGCATAAGGGGCTGTATGTAACCTCATTTAGCCCGGGTGATATTGAGGTGCCCATTCTGCATCCGTTCCGGTCAGATCATTTCTCTTTTACACTGGTTCACGAGGGCGATTTCTCCATTAAAGTAGGTCTTTTAGAGTATAGTGTAAAGAAGAACAATGTACTGATGATAGCGCCTAATACCGTTCGTCAGTTTCTTGATGTTTCGCCAAACTGCAGGCTTACCTCGGTAATATTTACCTCGGCATATTTATCTGCTACCAGTATCCACACTAAAAATGTTGACGCATTTGATTTCTTGTCGTCGCAGGTTAGCCCATTGCTTGTAATTGATGAAAAATCGATGGCCCCGCTTACGTCAATCCTCGATATTCTTGAAAGCAAAATGGACATTCGTAATGATCTGGCTTTTCAGGATGAAGTTTTGTTAAACCTGTTCACCGGTTTTATATATGAAATCAGTGCGTTGTTCAAACAACAACAACAAATTGGAGAGGTAAAAGGCACCCGTAAAGAAGAATTAACATTCCGTTTTTTGAAAATTCTTCCGCATCATTTTAAAGAGGAAAGAAGCGTACAGGCCTATGCTGCCATGTTGAATATCACCCCTAAATACCTTTCACAAACCGTAAAGGAAATAACCGGCAAAACCGCAGGCGAGTTTATTGACGAGATAGTGATGATGGAGGCTAAAGTAGCCTTGAATGATCCGGCGTTAACCGTAGCCCAGGTAGCAGCCTATCTTAACTTTGCCGACCAGTTCTTTTTTAGCAAGTTTTTCAAAAAACAATGCGGTATCAGTCCCAGTAAATACCGTCAAATGCCTTAA
- a CDS encoding Na+/H+ antiporter: protein MHHLIIQCTCLLIVILFVVMLAQKIKIAYPILLVLIGLPLGFVPFFKGIEIQPELIFVIFLPPLLYEAAWFTSWKDLWKWRRVITSFAFLIVIVTSCVIAFVSHSLIPGFTLSIGFLLGGIISPPDAVSASSILKNIKVPKRFISIVEGESLLNDASSLVVFRFALAAILTGKFAFGEATLSFVLVIVMGIIVGLAVGLVFYAIHRWLPTTTNIDIILTFITPYTMYMVAEEFHFSGVLAVVSGGLFLSSQRHVILSNTSRLQGVNVWEVVAFVLNGFVFILIGLELPVVIKDLGPGGLAPAIKYSLIISGVLIVTRLLSTFGAMVFTIFISRYITTADPNPGWKGPLLLGWTGMRGVVSLAAALSIPVALHSGAPFPQRDMILFITFTVIMVTLVLQGLTLPSLIRLLKMPDPDFTISFEQQKQHVRKKLCHLALQLLEDKYAAHLANNDMVKAFQLRLAADMELLKDWEKEGSEQRADDFYHDYRMIMNDVLGQQRALLLTLNKKENINDDIIRQQLDLLDLEEEKLRQHFAVE, encoded by the coding sequence ATGCATCACCTTATTATTCAATGTACCTGCCTGCTGATAGTTATCCTTTTTGTGGTAATGCTGGCGCAGAAAATCAAAATAGCATACCCCATATTACTGGTACTTATTGGCCTGCCGCTGGGCTTTGTGCCCTTTTTTAAAGGTATTGAAATTCAGCCCGAACTCATTTTCGTTATCTTTTTACCGCCATTGCTTTATGAAGCGGCATGGTTTACCTCCTGGAAAGATCTCTGGAAATGGCGCAGGGTGATCACCAGCTTTGCGTTTCTGATCGTGATCGTAACTTCATGCGTAATCGCTTTTGTATCGCATAGCCTTATCCCGGGTTTTACGCTATCTATAGGTTTCCTGCTGGGCGGCATTATATCGCCTCCGGATGCGGTATCGGCAAGCAGCATCCTGAAAAATATAAAAGTGCCCAAAAGGTTCATTTCCATTGTCGAAGGCGAAAGCTTACTGAATGATGCATCAAGTTTGGTGGTATTCAGGTTTGCGCTCGCGGCTATATTAACCGGTAAATTTGCATTTGGGGAGGCTACCCTCAGTTTTGTGCTGGTTATTGTGATGGGCATAATAGTTGGCCTGGCGGTGGGGCTTGTGTTTTACGCCATCCACAGGTGGTTGCCAACCACAACCAATATTGATATCATCCTTACATTTATTACACCATACACCATGTATATGGTAGCCGAGGAGTTTCATTTTTCGGGCGTGCTGGCGGTGGTGAGCGGAGGGCTTTTCCTGTCGTCTCAAAGGCATGTGATATTAAGCAATACAAGCCGTTTACAGGGCGTGAATGTTTGGGAGGTAGTGGCTTTTGTGCTTAATGGTTTTGTGTTTATATTGATTGGTCTTGAGTTGCCGGTGGTGATTAAAGATCTTGGGCCCGGCGGCCTGGCCCCGGCTATTAAATACAGCCTCATCATAAGCGGCGTTTTGATAGTAACACGGTTATTGAGCACTTTTGGAGCAATGGTGTTTACTATTTTCATCAGCAGGTATATTACCACTGCCGATCCAAACCCCGGTTGGAAAGGGCCTTTATTATTGGGCTGGACAGGGATGCGCGGTGTTGTATCGCTGGCAGCCGCGTTGAGCATCCCGGTGGCTTTGCACTCGGGTGCGCCCTTTCCCCAGCGCGATATGATCCTTTTTATCACCTTCACCGTAATCATGGTTACCCTGGTTTTGCAGGGGCTCACCCTGCCTTCGCTTATAAGGCTGCTGAAAATGCCCGATCCTGACTTTACAATTTCATTTGAGCAGCAAAAACAGCACGTAAGGAAAAAGTTATGCCATTTGGCACTGCAATTACTGGAAGATAAATATGCAGCGCACCTGGCCAATAACGATATGGTCAAGGCATTTCAGTTAAGGCTTGCCGCCGATATGGAATTACTTAAAGATTGGGAAAAGGAGGGGAGTGAGCAGCGTGCCGATGATTTTTACCATGATTACAGGATGATCATGAACGATGTACTGGGGCAACAGCGGGCATTATTGTTAACCCTCAATAAAAAAGAAAATATAAACGATGATATTATAAGGCAGCAATTAGATCTGCTTGACCTGGAAGAGGAAAAGCTCAGGCAGCATTTTGCGGTGGAGTAA
- a CDS encoding efflux RND transporter periplasmic adaptor subunit: protein MKKIIIYIPLLAMAAGIFVTGCSTKAQTNNEAAASDTLQLPVLTLNTQDTVLQKSYVADIQAQKNIEIRSRVRGFLEKIYIDEGKQVKKGQLLFKLNDQEFKVNLSKAKAALSNAMADAKATELEVTRVKLLVDKKVISKSELEVAESKMNADKATIEEARSMVQSAEDQLTYTYIRAPFDGIIDRIPLKSGSLIDEGTLLTSLSDISSMYAYFSFPENEYLQYIRKKESAPGLTSDKVKLVLADGLDFPYQGEIETVEAEIEQKTGSINFRAKFPNPKKLLRHGATGKLYISTKADSVIMVPQQSVFDIQDKSYVYIVDKNNKLHMQAFSPQTRFSTYYIVKDGLKAGDRILYQGAQNVRDGMIIKPRKLAKDSLLAMK from the coding sequence ATGAAAAAGATCATCATTTATATACCCCTGCTGGCCATGGCTGCCGGCATATTTGTCACGGGTTGTTCAACAAAAGCCCAAACTAATAATGAAGCCGCTGCTTCTGATACGCTTCAGTTGCCTGTACTTACTTTAAATACACAGGATACTGTTCTTCAAAAATCATACGTTGCCGATATCCAGGCGCAAAAAAACATCGAGATCCGCTCGCGTGTTCGCGGCTTCCTCGAAAAAATATATATTGACGAAGGCAAACAGGTTAAAAAAGGCCAGCTGCTATTTAAACTTAACGACCAGGAATTTAAAGTAAACCTGTCGAAAGCTAAAGCTGCGCTAAGCAACGCTATGGCCGATGCCAAGGCAACAGAACTTGAAGTAACAAGGGTTAAACTACTGGTTGACAAGAAAGTAATATCAAAATCAGAACTGGAAGTTGCCGAATCAAAAATGAATGCCGATAAGGCAACCATTGAAGAAGCCCGCTCCATGGTGCAAAGTGCCGAAGACCAACTGACCTATACTTACATCCGTGCACCGTTTGATGGCATCATTGACAGGATCCCCCTTAAATCGGGTAGTTTAATTGACGAAGGCACATTGCTTACCAGCCTTTCGGACATCAGCTCAATGTATGCCTACTTTAGCTTCCCCGAAAATGAATACCTGCAATATATCCGCAAAAAAGAATCGGCACCGGGCCTAACAAGTGATAAGGTTAAGCTGGTATTAGCCGATGGGCTGGATTTCCCCTACCAGGGCGAAATAGAAACTGTAGAGGCCGAAATTGAGCAGAAAACGGGTTCTATCAACTTCAGGGCAAAGTTCCCTAACCCGAAAAAACTGTTAAGGCATGGTGCTACCGGTAAGCTTTACATCTCAACTAAGGCCGATAGTGTGATTATGGTGCCGCAGCAGTCGGTATTTGACATCCAGGATAAAAGTTACGTATACATAGTTGATAAGAATAATAAACTGCACATGCAGGCCTTTTCGCCGCAAACCCGTTTTTCTACCTATTACATTGTAAAAGACGGCCTGAAGGCAGGCGACAGGATCTTGTACCAGGGGGCGCAGAACGTACGTGACGGCATGATCATTAAACCAAGGAAACTGGCAAAAGACTCGCTGCTGGCAATGAAGTAA
- a CDS encoding TolC family protein translates to MLKKAIFYILNTALLMVIMAGCKSYKPVTGQEVAANLPPSFNNSTDTATIAALPIGQFFADQRLVNLIDTAIKANPDLLSALQRVEAARANLRFNASKLLPTIDLAANAGVEKYGDYTQNGVGNYDTNFSNNINSDQHIPNPVPNYFLGFQSSWEVDLWGKLNNHKKAAFARFLASQSGYRLVTTALTAQIAGLYYQLLAYDTELGIIKKNIKLQEHALEIVKIQKLGGRATELAVQQFEAQLARTKGLQFTTRQQITETENQLRFLTGSYSGNVTRDTSIMKIKLPVVVGTGVPSQMLLNRPDIRSAELELTAMNADIKAARANFFPTLTLTPYVGYNSFRANLLFDPASFTYGILGGITAPIFNRKAIKAEYERTIAEQKIAVYNYQKSILSGFQEVKNNLSGIENFNRAFEFKQQELQSLNNALSVANDLYLVGRANYLEIITAQRSVLDAELELAGIKRDIFLSSVNLYQAVGGGWR, encoded by the coding sequence ATGCTAAAAAAAGCAATTTTCTATATACTCAATACGGCACTTTTGATGGTGATCATGGCCGGCTGTAAAAGCTATAAACCGGTCACGGGCCAGGAAGTGGCCGCCAATCTGCCACCGTCATTCAATAACAGTACCGATACGGCAACAATTGCAGCCTTACCAATAGGCCAGTTTTTTGCCGACCAAAGGCTCGTTAACCTCATCGACACGGCCATTAAAGCCAACCCTGATCTGTTAAGCGCCCTGCAAAGGGTTGAGGCCGCGCGGGCCAATTTACGGTTCAATGCCTCAAAGCTTTTACCTACCATAGACCTTGCCGCCAATGCCGGGGTTGAAAAATATGGTGATTATACCCAAAACGGCGTGGGTAACTACGACACCAATTTTTCAAACAACATTAACAGCGATCAGCATATCCCTAACCCGGTGCCTAACTATTTCCTGGGCTTTCAAAGCTCGTGGGAGGTTGACCTTTGGGGTAAGCTAAATAACCATAAAAAGGCGGCCTTTGCCCGTTTCCTGGCCAGCCAAAGCGGCTATCGTTTGGTTACAACCGCGCTTACAGCCCAAATTGCAGGGCTTTATTACCAGCTGCTGGCTTACGACACCGAGCTGGGGATCATTAAAAAGAACATCAAGCTACAGGAACACGCGTTGGAGATAGTTAAGATTCAAAAGCTTGGTGGCCGCGCTACGGAATTGGCTGTGCAGCAGTTTGAGGCGCAGTTAGCCCGTACCAAAGGTTTGCAGTTTACCACCCGCCAGCAAATCACCGAAACTGAAAATCAGCTTCGCTTTTTAACCGGGAGCTATTCGGGAAATGTAACACGGGATACTTCTATCATGAAAATTAAACTGCCCGTGGTAGTTGGTACGGGTGTTCCATCGCAAATGCTGTTGAACAGGCCGGATATCCGCAGCGCCGAGCTGGAACTTACCGCCATGAATGCAGACATAAAAGCGGCCAGGGCAAACTTTTTCCCCACTTTAACTTTAACTCCATATGTCGGCTATAACAGTTTCAGGGCTAACCTATTGTTTGATCCTGCTTCGTTTACTTATGGCATTTTAGGGGGGATTACCGCGCCTATATTTAATCGCAAAGCCATCAAAGCCGAGTATGAGCGGACAATAGCTGAGCAGAAAATAGCGGTGTATAATTATCAAAAAAGTATCCTTTCCGGTTTCCAGGAAGTGAAGAATAATTTAAGCGGCATAGAGAATTTTAACCGTGCCTTTGAATTTAAACAGCAGGAATTGCAGTCGCTTAATAATGCGCTATCCGTAGCAAACGATCTATATCTCGTTGGCCGGGCCAATTATTTGGAGATCATTACCGCACAGCGCAGCGTACTTGACGCCGAACTTGAGCTGGCCGGTATTAAGCGGGATATCTTCCTAAGCTCGGTTAATTTATACCAGGCTGTGGGGGGAGGCTGGAGATAG
- a CDS encoding efflux RND transporter permease subunit: MFETFIKRPVLSLVISLIITMLGVLALITLPVTQFPDIVPPSVTVTANYTGANAEVCAKAVATPLERAINGVPGMTYMSTVCSNDGLTVIQIYFNVGIDPDQAAVNVQNRVATIIDEMPEEVIKAGVTTEKEVNSMLMYLNIMSQDTSMDEKFIYNFTDINVLQELKRIDGVGRAEIMGAKEYSMRVWLKPDRMMAYKVSTDEVIDAIRAQNVEAAPGKTGQSSDKTPQMLQYVLRYPGKFFEPKQYENIVIRAEEDGSVLRLKEIADVEFGSLTYSMVSNTDGKPSASIMIKQRPGSNAREVINNIKTRMAELKESSFPAGMTFNVNYDVSRFLDASIHEVLRTLVEAFILVFIVVFIFLQDFRSTLIPALAVPVALIGSLFFMQMLGFSINLLTLFALVLAIGIVVDNAIVVVEAVHVKMTENHMSAMDATISAMREISGAIVAITLVMSAVFVPVAFMSGPVGVFYRQFSLTLAISIVISGVNALTLTPALCAIMLKHNHAPKKKNLMQRFFGGFNDKYNRLQGRYATFMTCLSPRKGVTLILLAGFFILTWGTSAILPTGFIPTEDQGMLYVNVTTPAGATVERTEQVLKEIEAKTKSMKSIESVSTLSGYSLVNEIAGASYGMAMINLKPWDERSESLDDIIAGLTAKTKNIGDASIQFFPPPTVPGFGNASGFEIRVLDRSGQGDLQKAAEVTKNFVDALNASPEIAGAFTSFDPNFPQYMISVDQQTAAQKGITVDKAMSTLQTLMGSFYASNFIRFGQMYKVMVQASPEYRSRPEDVLNLQVKNDKGEMVPFSTFIKMEKVFGPEQLTRYNMYTSAMVTGDADKGFSSGDAIKAIERIAAEKLPKGYAFEWSGMTREQILSGNQAIYIFVICLIFVYLLLAAQYESFLLPLSVILSLPTGIFGAFFFLKITGLENNIYAQVALVMLIGLLGKNAILIVEFAIQRQKEGLSIVKAAIEGAVSRLRPILMTSLAFIAGLIPLCVASGAGAMGNRSIGTAAAGGMLLGTIFGLILIPGLYVIFAGLAERNKKQKPATEVAHHELDIVNN, translated from the coding sequence ATGTTCGAAACTTTTATAAAGCGGCCTGTGCTGTCGCTTGTTATCTCATTGATTATTACCATGCTGGGTGTGCTGGCGCTGATCACGCTGCCCGTTACCCAGTTTCCCGATATTGTGCCGCCGTCGGTAACCGTAACCGCCAACTACACGGGCGCCAATGCCGAAGTGTGCGCCAAAGCTGTGGCAACTCCGCTGGAGCGTGCCATTAATGGTGTGCCGGGGATGACCTACATGTCAACCGTTTGCAGTAACGACGGTTTAACGGTGATCCAGATTTACTTTAACGTGGGCATTGACCCCGACCAGGCTGCAGTGAATGTTCAAAACCGCGTAGCCACCATTATAGATGAAATGCCGGAAGAGGTGATCAAAGCCGGCGTTACCACCGAAAAAGAAGTGAACAGCATGCTGATGTACCTCAACATCATGAGCCAGGACACCAGCATGGACGAAAAGTTCATTTATAACTTCACCGATATCAACGTTTTACAGGAGCTTAAACGAATTGATGGTGTAGGCAGGGCCGAAATCATGGGCGCCAAAGAATACTCCATGCGGGTATGGCTTAAGCCCGACAGGATGATGGCCTACAAGGTATCAACCGATGAAGTTATCGATGCCATCCGCGCTCAAAACGTTGAAGCTGCACCGGGTAAAACCGGCCAAAGCTCAGATAAAACCCCGCAGATGCTGCAATATGTATTGCGCTATCCGGGTAAGTTTTTTGAGCCTAAACAATATGAAAACATTGTGATCCGCGCCGAGGAAGATGGCTCGGTATTAAGATTGAAAGAAATTGCTGATGTTGAATTTGGTTCCTTAACCTACAGTATGGTATCCAATACCGATGGTAAGCCTTCGGCATCAATCATGATAAAACAACGTCCCGGCTCAAATGCCCGCGAGGTGATCAACAACATCAAAACCCGCATGGCCGAGCTTAAAGAAAGCTCATTCCCTGCCGGGATGACCTTTAACGTAAACTATGATGTGTCACGTTTTTTGGATGCATCTATACATGAAGTTTTACGTACCCTGGTTGAGGCTTTCATCCTGGTTTTCATTGTAGTATTCATTTTCCTGCAGGATTTCCGGTCGACACTGATCCCGGCTTTGGCGGTCCCGGTGGCACTCATCGGCTCACTGTTTTTTATGCAGATGCTGGGATTCTCCATTAACCTGCTCACACTTTTTGCATTGGTATTAGCCATCGGTATTGTGGTGGACAACGCGATAGTGGTAGTTGAAGCCGTGCACGTAAAGATGACAGAGAACCACATGAGTGCCATGGATGCCACCATAAGCGCTATGCGCGAGATCAGCGGTGCAATTGTGGCTATTACGCTGGTCATGTCGGCGGTGTTTGTGCCCGTGGCCTTTATGTCGGGCCCGGTTGGTGTATTTTACCGGCAGTTTTCGCTTACGCTGGCTATTTCCATTGTGATATCGGGCGTTAACGCCTTAACGCTTACCCCTGCCCTTTGTGCTATCATGCTGAAGCATAACCACGCGCCTAAAAAGAAAAACCTGATGCAACGCTTTTTTGGTGGCTTTAATGATAAATACAACAGGTTACAAGGCAGGTATGCAACCTTCATGACCTGCCTGTCGCCACGAAAGGGCGTTACTTTAATACTGCTGGCAGGCTTCTTTATACTTACCTGGGGAACCAGCGCTATTTTGCCAACAGGCTTTATCCCAACCGAAGACCAGGGTATGCTTTACGTTAACGTTACCACCCCGGCAGGTGCTACAGTTGAACGTACCGAACAGGTTTTGAAGGAGATTGAAGCCAAAACCAAATCGATGAAATCTATCGAATCGGTTTCAACCCTATCGGGATATAGTTTGGTGAATGAGATAGCCGGTGCCTCATACGGCATGGCCATGATCAACCTTAAACCATGGGATGAACGCAGCGAATCATTAGACGATATTATTGCCGGGCTAACCGCAAAAACAAAAAACATCGGCGATGCCTCTATCCAGTTTTTCCCGCCGCCTACGGTGCCGGGTTTCGGCAATGCCAGTGGTTTTGAGATCCGCGTGCTTGACCGCAGCGGGCAGGGCGATTTGCAAAAAGCGGCGGAAGTGACCAAAAACTTTGTGGATGCGCTTAATGCTTCGCCGGAGATTGCAGGGGCATTTACCAGCTTCGACCCTAACTTTCCGCAGTATATGATCTCAGTCGATCAGCAAACGGCGGCTCAAAAAGGCATTACAGTTGATAAAGCCATGTCGACATTGCAAACGCTGATGGGTAGCTTTTATGCTTCCAACTTCATCCGCTTTGGGCAAATGTATAAGGTGATGGTACAAGCCTCGCCTGAATATAGGTCGCGCCCCGAGGATGTTTTAAACCTGCAGGTTAAGAACGATAAAGGTGAAATGGTACCGTTCTCTACCTTCATTAAAATGGAGAAAGTATTTGGCCCAGAGCAGCTTACCCGTTATAACATGTACACATCGGCCATGGTTACCGGCGATGCAGATAAAGGCTTCAGCAGCGGTGATGCCATTAAAGCCATTGAACGTATTGCTGCCGAAAAATTGCCGAAAGGTTATGCCTTTGAATGGTCGGGCATGACGCGTGAGCAGATCCTATCGGGCAACCAGGCCATTTATATTTTTGTGATCTGTTTAATCTTTGTTTACCTGTTGCTGGCAGCCCAGTACGAAAGTTTCCTGCTGCCGCTTTCGGTGATCCTGTCGCTGCCGACCGGCATTTTCGGTGCGTTTTTCTTTCTGAAAATCACCGGGCTCGAAAACAACATTTATGCCCAGGTGGCATTAGTGATGCTGATAGGCTTGTTGGGTAAAAATGCCATCCTGATAGTGGAGTTTGCCATCCAAAGGCAAAAAGAAGGGTTAAGCATTGTAAAGGCAGCTATTGAAGGTGCAGTATCCCGTTTACGGCCTATTCTCATGACATCGCTGGCGTTCATAGCCGGTTTGATTCCGCTTTGTGTTGCCAGCGGCGCGGGTGCTATGGGCAACCGGTCGATAGGTACAGCCGCCGCCGGAGGTATGCTGCTGGGTACCATTTTCGGTTTGATACTTATTCCGGGTTTGTATGTGATCTTCGCAGGTTTGGCCGAACGCAATAAAAAGCAAAAACCGGCCACAGAAGTAGCTCATCATGAACTGGATATCGTTAATAATTAA
- a CDS encoding deoxyguanosinetriphosphate triphosphohydrolase: protein MNWDTLLSAKRWGYEDKYIADHVDARSEFQKDYDRIIFSSPFRRLQNKTQVFPLPGSVFVHNRLTHSLEVASVGRSLGRMHFNRMFKADPEVEKKYPLISEIGNMIAAACLAHDLGNPAFGHSGESAISHYFAEGAGKEYKETVTAQQWKDLISFEGNANALRLLTHQFAGKGKGSLALTYSTIASIAKYPCSSIAGHDKRVIYRKKYGFFASEQQDFEKIANDLGLIRAEGDELVYKRHPLVYLVEAADDICYNVVDLEDAHRLKILSYEEVKALLMPLCTIPRMEERLKEFDDTDAKVGYLRAIAINTLVTQCSNLFYDKQEEIMNGDFNSALMDAIEEPLRSAMKAIEDVSVKKIYNYSSVVQKEVAGYKVMGGLLEEFVPAYLKNSSKYHQKLIELIPKQFLTKADDDYSKIQTILDFVSGMTDLYAVELFRKIKGISFPSMS, encoded by the coding sequence ATGAACTGGGATACACTATTATCGGCAAAACGCTGGGGATACGAGGATAAATATATAGCTGATCATGTTGATGCACGATCCGAATTTCAGAAAGATTACGACCGGATAATTTTTTCGTCGCCCTTCAGAAGGTTGCAAAACAAAACCCAGGTATTTCCATTGCCGGGGAGTGTTTTTGTACATAACCGGCTTACACATAGTTTGGAAGTAGCCAGCGTGGGGCGTTCCCTGGGGCGTATGCATTTCAACCGGATGTTTAAAGCAGATCCTGAGGTAGAAAAAAAATATCCGCTCATCAGCGAAATCGGTAATATGATAGCGGCTGCCTGCCTGGCCCATGATCTGGGTAACCCGGCTTTTGGCCACTCAGGCGAATCGGCCATTTCACACTATTTTGCAGAAGGGGCCGGTAAAGAATATAAGGAAACTGTTACTGCACAGCAGTGGAAGGATCTCATCAGTTTTGAGGGTAACGCCAATGCCCTAAGGCTATTAACACACCAGTTTGCAGGTAAGGGGAAAGGTAGCCTGGCATTAACCTATTCAACCATAGCTTCTATTGCAAAATATCCATGCTCATCTATAGCGGGGCACGACAAGCGTGTTATATACCGAAAGAAGTATGGTTTCTTTGCTTCCGAGCAACAGGATTTTGAAAAGATTGCCAACGATTTAGGTTTGATCAGGGCAGAAGGTGATGAGCTTGTTTACAAAAGACACCCTTTAGTTTACCTGGTTGAGGCTGCTGATGATATTTGTTACAACGTTGTTGATCTGGAAGATGCTCATCGTCTTAAAATACTTTCATATGAAGAAGTGAAGGCATTGCTAATGCCTTTGTGTACTATTCCCAGAATGGAAGAGCGATTAAAAGAGTTTGACGATACTGACGCCAAAGTGGGATATTTAAGAGCAATAGCCATAAATACTTTGGTAACCCAATGTTCAAACCTGTTTTATGACAAACAGGAAGAGATCATGAATGGTGATTTTAATTCTGCGCTGATGGACGCGATTGAAGAACCTCTCCGGTCTGCCATGAAAGCTATTGAAGATGTGTCGGTCAAAAAAATCTATAACTATAGTTCTGTAGTACAGAAAGAAGTTGCGGGTTATAAAGTGATGGGTGGTTTGCTGGAAGAATTTGTTCCTGCCTATTTAAAAAATAGCTCAAAGTATCATCAAAAATTAATCGAGTTAATTCCTAAGCAATTTTTAACCAAAGCTGATGACGATTATTCAAAGATCCAGACCATTCTTGATTTTGTTTCGGGCATGACAGATCTGTATGCGGTTGAGTTGTTCAGAAAAATCAAGGGGATCTCGTTTCCGTCGATGAGCTGA